The Methanosphaera stadtmanae DSM 3091 genome includes a window with the following:
- a CDS encoding translation initiation factor IF-5A, giving the protein MATKVAEIKTLKQGKYLVLGGEASKITSISTSSPGKHGAAKARIEAVGIFDNQKRSLVKPVNAKVDIPIIDKRVGQVLAIMGEEVQLMDLETYETIDLPIPEDLKGDIAEGKEVEYIEAMGNMKIMRTKGGN; this is encoded by the coding sequence ATGGCAACTAAAGTAGCAGAAATAAAAACTTTAAAACAAGGAAAATACTTAGTATTAGGTGGAGAAGCTTCAAAAATTACCAGTATATCAACATCATCTCCTGGTAAACACGGTGCAGCAAAAGCACGTATTGAAGCAGTAGGAATTTTTGATAATCAAAAAAGAAGTCTTGTAAAACCTGTAAACGCAAAAGTAGACATACCTATCATTGATAAAAGAGTAGGACAAGTTTTAGCAATAATGGGTGAAGAAGTTCAATTAATGGACTTAGAAACCTATGAAACTATTGATTTACCTATTCCTGAAGATTTAAAAGGAGATATTGCTGAAGGTAAAGAAGTAGAATACATAGAAGCTATGGGAAACATGAAAATTATGAGAACAAAAGGAGGAAACTAA